The following coding sequences lie in one Hippopotamus amphibius kiboko isolate mHipAmp2 chromosome 17, mHipAmp2.hap2, whole genome shotgun sequence genomic window:
- the RNF112 gene encoding RING finger protein 112 has translation MPRSALSIISFCHRLGKQERKRSFMGSSSNSWSHAPFPTLELGLGSRRTAAREPPACSICLERPREPISLDCGHDFCPRCFSTHRVPGGGPPCCPECRRTCKPRKGLRGLGERMRLLPQRPLPAALQEACAVRAEPLLLVRVGASGGLILRMGAINRCLKHPLARDTPVCLLAVLGQPPSGKAFLLSHLLRGLPGLESGEGGWPRGAGSGQGLRWSANSLARGLWMWSHPFLLGKEGRKVAVFLVDTGDAMSPELSRETRTRLCALTSMLSSYQILTASQELKDTDLEYLEMFVHVAEVMGRHYGMVPIQHLDLLVRDSSHPSKAGQGHVGDTIQKSFGKYPRVQGLLQGRRARCCLLPAPARRRASRGHGAPGDAGDDAGHLRAYVADVLSAAPLHAKSRCQGYGSEGRPAARGDRRLLTGQQLAQEIKNLSGWMGRTGPGCASPDEMAAQLHDLRTVEAAKREFEEYVRQQDAATKRIFSALRVLPDTMRNLLSTQKDALLARHGAALLCAGREQTLEALEAELQAEAKAFMDSYTVRFCGHLAAVGGAVGAGLMGLAGGVVGAGMAAAALAAEAGMVAAGAAVGATGAAVVGGGVGAGLAATVGCMEKEEDERVQEGDREPLLQEE, from the exons ATGCCGAGGTCCGCCTTGTCAATCATTTCCTTTTGTCACCGGCTTGGCAAACAG GAGAGAAAACGGAGCTTCAtgggcagcagcagcaacagttG GTCCCACGCGCCGTTCCCCACgttggagctggggctggggtcccGGCGCACGGCAGCCCGGGAGCCGCCCGCCTGCTCCATCTGCCTGGAGAGGCCGCGCGAGCCCATCTCGCTGGACTGCGGCCACGACTTCTGCCCGCGGTGCTTCAGCACCCACCGCGTCCCCGGCGGCGGGCCGCCCTGCTGCCCCGAGTGCCGCAGGACCTGCAAGCCGAGGAAGGGCCTCCGGGGCCTGGGGGAGAGGATGCGGCTCCTGCCGCAGAGGCCGCTGCCCGCCGCGCTGCAG GAGGCCTGCGCCGTGCGGGCTGAGCCGCTGCTGCTGGTGCGTGTCGGCGCCTCCGGGGGCCTCATCCTGAGGATGGGGGCCATCAACCGCTGCCTGAAGCACCCGCTGGCCAGGGACACCCCCGTCTGCCTGCTCGCCGTCCTGGGGCAGCCGCCCTCCGGGAAGGCCTTCCTGCTCAGCCACCTGCTCCGCGGCCTGCCCGGCCTG GAGTCCGGCGAGGGCGGCTGGCCGAGGGGAGCGGGCTCCGGGCAGGGGTTGCGATGGAGCGCCAACAGCCTCGCCCGGGGCCTCTGGATGTGGAGTCACCCCTTcctgctggggaaggaggggcggaag gTGGCCGTGTTCCTGGTGGACACAGGGGACGCCATGAGCCCTGAACTGAGCAGGGAAACGAGGACGCGGCTCTGCGCCCTCACCTCCATGCTGAGCTCCTACCAG ATCCTCACGGCCTCCCAGGAGCTGAAGGATACAGACCTGGAGTATCTGGAG ATGTTTGTCCACGTGGCCGAGGTGATGGGCAGGCATTATGGGATGGTGCCCATCCAG CACCTGGACCTCTTAGTCCGTGACTCATCCCACCCCAGCAAGGCAGGGCAGGGGCACGTGGGTGACACcatccag AAATCGTTTGGCAAATACCCCAGGGTGCAGGGGCTGCTGCAAGGGAGGCGAGCCCGCTGCTGCCTCCTCCCGGCTCCCGCCAGGCGGCGGGCGAGCAGAGGCCACGGCGCCCCAGGCG ACGCAGGCGACGACGCGGGCCACCTCCGCGCCTACGTGGCCGACGTGCTGAGCGCGGCCCCCCTGCACGCCAAGAGCCGCTGCCAGGGCTACGGGAGCGAGGGCCGCCCCGCGGCCCGGGGGGACAGACGCCTGCTCACGGGGCAGCAGCTGGCTCAGGAGATCAAG AACCTCTCGGGCTGGATGGGCAGGACGGGGCCCGGGTGCGCCTCTCCGGACGAG ATGGCCGCCCAGCTGCACGACCTGCGGACGGTGGAGGCCGCCAAGAGGGAGTTTGAGGAGTATGTGCGGCAGCAG GACGCGGCCACCAAGCGCATATTCTCCGCGCTGCGGGTCCTGCCGGACACCATGCGGAACCTCCTGTCGACCCAGAAGGATGCGCTCTTGGCCCGGCACGGGGCGGCCTTGCTGTGCGCGGGCAGGGAGCAGACCTTAGAGGCCCTGGAGGCTgagctgcaggccgaggccaaGGCCTTCATGGACTCCTACACCGTGCGCTTCTGCGGCCACCTGGCCGCCGTGGGGGGCGCCGTGGGCGCGGGGCTCATGGGCCTGGCCGGAGGCGTGGTGGGCGCGGGCATGGCCGCAGCAGCGCTGGCCGCGGAAGCTGGGATGGTGGCCGCGGGAGCCGCGGTGGGGGCCACGGGGGCGGCCGTGGTCGGGGGAGGTGTGGGTGCCGGGCTGGCAGCCACAGTGGGCTgcatggagaaggaggaggatgagCGGGTGCAGGAGGGGGACCGGGAGCCCCTGCTGCAGGAGGAGTGA